The following is a genomic window from Crossiella equi.
CGCCGACCCCTCAGCACGAAGGACCTCTGCCGTGTTCGCCGTTCCGCCCAACACCCTCGTCCAGGACGCCCAGCGCGCCGCCGCGCACCCCGCCCGCATCGCGATCGAGGTCGCCGCCGACCGCTCGCGCTGGGCCCACCTGCTGCGCTACGACCCGACCGAGCGCTACACCGCCCTGCTGGAGAAGCACGGCGACCAGGAGATCTGGATCATGAGCTGGCTGCCCGGCCAGCGCACCGAGCTGCACGACCACGGCGGCGCGACCGGGGCGTACACCATCGTCACCGGCACGTTGGTCGAGCGCGTGGCCCGGGTGGCCGACAACGGCCGCCCGGTCGAGCTGGTGCACGCCCTCAAGGAGGGCCAGACCAGGGTGTTCGGCCCGAACTACGTGCACGAGGTGGTCAACGAGGGGCCGGACCCCGCGGTGAGCATCCACGTCTTCGAGCAGGGCCGCCGCCCGATGCCGCGCTACCGCATGGACTACGCCACCGGGCCGGTCCGGGACTGAACGTGCGCGGGCACCCCGGCCCCCTCCGGTAGCTCCGGCGCGGGCACCGGGGTGCCCCAGGACCGGTGCAGCGGCAGCACCCCCGCCCACGCGGGCAGCGCCAGGTCCTCCTCCTCGTCCACCGGCGGGCCGGTGCGGATCTTCACCGCGGCCTCGGTCAGGTCCAGGCGCAGCACCGCGGTCGCGGCCAGCTCGCGGCGGTTCGGCTGCCGCGCGTGGTCCCAGGAGCCGGGCGCGATCTGCTCGGTCAGCACGCGCAGACCGTGCAGCTTCGCCGCCTCCTCCACCACCGGTTCGGCGCGGCCGTGCACGACCGCGCTGCGGTAGTTGGCGGAGAAGTTGAACACCGAGCGCGCGTAGACCACGCCGTCCAGGTGCGTGACGGTGACGCACACCTCGGCGCCCGCGCCCGCGCGCAGGCTGGCCGCGCCGCTGGAGCCGTGCAGGTACAGGGTGTCGCCGTCGCGGCCGTAGCAGGTGGGCAGCACCAGCGGGCTGCCCTCGCGCACCACGCCGAGGTGGCAGAGGAAGCCCGCGTCGAGCACCTCGGCCAGCGCCGCGCGGTCGGTGACCGCCCGCTTCTTGCCACGCCGGATGGTGCTGCGGTCGGTCGGGGACAGGCTGGTCTCGGTCACGCGGCCTACTATTCGAGGCGCAACTGGCATGCCGACAGTGCCACTGCGCAGCGAACTGGAAAGGCCACTCATCGTGCTCGACGGCGCCCTGCCCTCGGAACTGCCCATCGTGCTGGACCGGCGGTCCGGCACGCCGCTGGCCGTGCAGCTGGCCGACGAGCTGCGCCGCGCCGCCGCCACCGGGCAGCTGCGGCACGGTGACCGCCTGCCGTCCACGCGCGCCCTGGCCGGGCGGCTCCAGGTCAGCCGCACCGTCACCGCCGCCGCGTACGAGCAGCTGCACGCCGAGGGCTGGATCGGCGGGCGGCGCGGCTCCGGCACCTACGTGACCACCACGCCGCCCGCGGCCACCCCGAGCGCCGGTCCGGTGCGCCGCCCGGAACCCGAGGAGTCCGGGCTGATCGACCTCGTGCCGGGCGCCGCGCTGTCCGGGGGTGTGGACCGGGCGGCCTGGCGGCGGGCCTGGCGCGCGGCGGGCGACGTGCCCGCGTTGCAGCGCCCGGAGCGCGGCGGCCTGCCCGCCTACCGCGAGGTCATCGCCGAGCACCTGCTGCGCCACCGCGGCCTGGTGGTCGGCGCGGGCGCCTCCCCGGCCGAGGCGGTGCTGGCCACCACCGGTACCACCGGGGTGGTGACCGAGCTGGCCGCCGCGGTGTTCCGGCCCGGTGACGTGGTGGCGGTCGAGGAGCCCGGCTACCAGCGCGCGGTCGGCGCGCTGCGCGCGGCGGGCATGACCGTCATCCCGGCCGAGGTGGACGCCGAGGGCCTGGTCGTGGACAGCCTGCCGGAGGGCCTGCGCGCGGTGTACTGCTCGCCCGCGCACCAGTACCCGCTGGGCGGACGGCTCCCGGCGGCGCGGCGGGTCGAGCTGGTGCGGCGGGCCCGGGCCGAGGGCTGGCTGGTCATCGAGGACGACTACGACGGCGAGCTGCGCTACGACGTGGCGCCCCTGCCCCTGCTGGCCGCCCTGGCGCCGGACGTGGTGGTCCACCTGGGCACCACCAGCAAGATCCTCAGCGCCACCCTGGGCGTGGGCTGGATGGTGGCCCCGCCCGAGGTCGCGCGCGCCGTGCTGGACCACCGGTTCCGCTGCGGGGTCAGCCCGGCCGCGGCGGGCCAGCAGGTCATGGTGCAGCTGGCCCGCAACGGTGACCTGGGCCGCCACCTCCGGCGGCTGCGGCGGGAGCTGGCCGAACGGCGTGAGCTCGTCGTCTCCGCACTCTCCGTGACCGGGCGCCCGGTGCACGGCGACTCCGCGGGCGGGCACGTGGTGGTGCTGCTGGACTCCGCCGAGCACGAGGAGCGCATCGTCGCGCGGGGCCGCTCGGCCGGCCTGGCCCTGGACGGTCTGGCCCGCCACCACCAGTCCACGCGGCGCTGGTTCGGCCTCGCGGTCGGCTACACCAACTGCACCCGGGCACAGCTCAACGCGGCCCTGCCGCTGCTGACCAGCCTGCTCGCGAAGTAGCGCGGACCGGTCGCCCTCTGTGCGCGGGTAGGGTCGGGGCCCATGACGCAGCGCAAGACCCGGGTGGCGGTTGTGTTCGGCGGCCGCAGCACCGAGCACACCATCTCCTGCGTGTCCGCAGGCAGCATCCTTTCCCACCTCGACCCGGAGCGGTTCGAGGTCATCCCGGTGGGCATCTCCCGGGACGGTGCCTGGGTGATCGGCACCAGCGACGTCACCGCGCTGGAGATCCACGGCCGCGTGCTGCCCGAGGTGGACGGCAGCGCGGGCGCGCTGACCCTGCCCGCCGACCCCACCCGCCGCGACCTCGTGCACCTGTCCGCCGAGCAGGCCGGTCAGGCCTTCAGCGGTGTGGACGTCGTCTTCCCGGTCCTGCACGGCGCCTACGGCGAGGACGGCACCATCCAGGGCCTGCTGGAGCTGGCCGAGCTGCCCTACGTCGGCGCGGGTGTGCTGGCCAGCGCGGCCGCCATGGACAAGGAGTTCACCAAGAAGCTCCTGGCCGCCGAGGGCCTGCGTTCCGGCGACCACGTGGTGCTGCGCCGCGACCAGGACACCCTCACCCAGGAGCAGCGCGACCGCCTCGGCCTGCCGGTCTTCGTCAAGCCCTCGCGCGCCGGGTCCTCCATCGGCATCACCAGGGTCAGCGACTGGTCCCAGCTGGACGCCGCCATCGCGCTGGCCCGCCGGACCGACCCCAAGGTGCTCGTCGAGGCGGGCATCGTCGGCCGCGAGATCGAGTGCGGCGTGCTGGAGTACCCGGACGGCCGCGTCGAGGCCTCGCTGCCCTCGGAGATCCGGGTGGTCAGCGACAACGTCGAGTTCTACGACTTCGAGTCCAAGTACCTGGACACCGACGAGGTCTGCGAGTTCGACATCCCGGCCAAGATCGACGACGAGGTCTCCGAGGAGGTCCGCCGCCAGGCGGTGGCCGCCTTCCGCGCGCTGGACGGCCAGGGCCTGGCCCGTGTGGACTTCTTCCTCACCCCGGACAACGAGCTGATCGTCAACGAGGTCAACACGATGCCCGGGTTCACCCCGGTCTCGCAGTACCCGCGCATGTGGGCGGTGACCGGTGTGGACTACCCCACACTGCTGAGCACGCTGGTCGACACCGCGATCGCGCGGGGGACCGGACTGCGCTGATGGGCAAGCGCAACCGGGAGAAGCGGGCGGCGAAGGCCAAGCAGCGGGCCCGACGGGGGCCTACCGAGCCGAGGGCGGACCCCGAGTTCCTCGACGAGCAGACCTTCGCCCAGGCACAGCGACACGCGTTGGCGCAGGCGGTGCGGATGGCCGCGCAGACGCATGTCCTGCACGGGCCGGAAGCCGCGGCCGAGCACGTCGAGCTGGTGTGCGAGGCGACCCGGACAATGGGTGCGCGCGCGGTCTGGTTGCTGTTGGAGCAGATGCTGCTCGCCGAGACCGGTGAGATCTGGTCACGGGGCTGGTCACCGGTGGACGTGCACCAACTCGTTCGACGCCGGGTCGGCAAGGACGCGGCGACCCTGGTGGCCGACGTCGTGGCGGCCGAGCACGAGCGGTATGTCCCGGCCACGGTGCACCCGCGCTGGCAGGACCAGCTGGCCGGAATCGGGGCCCAGGTGTGGTGGGACCGGGCTGAGCCGTTGCTGACCCAGTGGGCCGCGCGGCACGGCCACGACCGGACGAGCATGGTGACCGCGGCGATCGCCGTCATCGGGGATCTCGCCTACACCGGGGCCACCGCGCCGGTGCTGCCCCCGCCGGGCAGCGCCCGGACCGCCTCAGGCGGGCGAGCCGGGGTGGATGAGAAGGTGCTCGCCCGGGTGCGGGCCCTGCTGGCCAAGGCCGAGTCCACCGACTACCCCGACGAGGCCGAGGCGTTGTCCGGCAAGGCCCAGGAGCTGATGCACCGGTACGCGCTGGACCAGGCCGCGGTGGCCGCCGAGCAGCACGCGGCACCGGTGGTGGCCACCCGGCGGATGTGGCTGGACAGCCCGTACCTGGCGGAGAAGGCGCACCTGGTGGGTGCGGTGGCCGAGGCCAACCGGTGCCGGACGGTGCTCGCCGAGAAGCCCGGCTACCTCACCCTGGTCGGCGACGAGCTGGACCTGGACGCGACCGAGCTGCTGGCCACCTCGCTGCTGGTGCAGGCCAACCGGGCGATGCTGGTCGAGGGCAGGCAGGTCCGCCGTGGCGGCCAGTCCGGTACTCGGTCCTTCCGGCAGTCCTTCCTGGTCTCCTACGCCGTGCGAGTCGGGGAGCGGCTGCACGAGGTCACCGGTGCTGGTGACGCGGTCTCCCAGGCCCTCGTACCGGTGTTCGCGGCACGCGCGCAGGCGGTGGACAGCAGGGTCGACGAGCTGTTCCCCGAGCTCCGCGGGCGAGGCTTCCGCGCCGGTGACGCATCCGGCTGGGCGGCCGGGCGCGCCGCGGCCAACCGGGCGAACCTCACCCTGGACCGCGCGTCGGTGCGGGGCTGAACCGCCGCTACTTCGGGGCGGTGCCGGTGTCGATCTTCTGCTGCGGCAGCACGGGCAGGATCGCCTCCGACACCCCCTGGAGCGGCCCGGTGCCCGCGCCCTCGGGCACGGTCAGCACCACGTAGACCTCCCGGTCCACCGCGACCCAGCTGCTGGCGCCCTCGCCGCGCAGCTCCAGCCACTGCACGCCCGAGATGTCGGAGAGGCGGCTGGTGGGTGTGAGCTCGTCCGGCCGCGACAGGCCGCAGCGCAGCACCACCGGCTCGCGCTTCTCGTTGCCCCACACCGCGGTCCCGGCGGGCTGCGGCTGCACGACCTCGCGGCGCCCGATCTGCTCGCCCGCCGAGGTGAGCTGCGCGGGCAGGCCGCCGACGAGCTTGGCGCACGCGGGTGAGTCGGCCTTCTCCGCCGGGATCGGCGGCAGCGCCACCGGACCGGTGAAGCGCGGTGCCGCGGTGGTGGTGCTCGCGGCGGTGGGCGTGGAGCCGTACAGCACACCCAGCGTGCCGACCGCAGCCACCAGCAGCAGCGGCAGCGCGATCAGGGCGATGAGCACCGGGCGCGGGAGGGAGCGGTCGTTCTGGGCCACGGCCCTACCCAACCACGACACACCACCGCGCCCGTCTCCCGGGGGGCGGGCGACGGGCGCGGAGAGGTGTTCGCAAGCGCTTACTTGATGTGCACCACAGGACAGGTCAGCGTGCGCGTGATGCCGTCGACCGCCTGGACCTGTGCCACCACGAGCTGTCCGAGGTCGTCCACGGTCTCGGCCTCCGCGCGCACGATCACGTCATACGGACCGGTCACGTCCTCGGAAGTGATCACGCCGGGTATGCCGCCGATGCGCTCGGCCACGGCCGCGGCCTTGCCGACCTCGGTCTGGATGAGGATGTAAGCCTGGACCACGGCGTGCCCCTTCGTCTCGACCGTTGTGCTCGGGGTAGGAATCGTGGGGAACTTACCCCAGAGGGGGAGCCAAAGCTCGGAACTGGAGGCGCCTTTGTGCCCGGAACCGCCGCAGAGTGCGGACACCGTCGCCGATCTGGGTGAGTTCGGGTTGATCCGCCGGGTGACCGATGGCCGTGCGCAACCACCGGTCACCCTGCTCGGTCCGGGGGACGACGCCGCGGTCGTGGCGGCCCCCGACGGGCGGGTGGTCGCGTCCACGGATGTGTTGGTCGAGGGGGTGCACTTCCGGCTGGACTGGTCCACCCCTGAGCAGGTCGGACGCAAGGCGGTGGCGGTCAACCTGGCCGACGTGGTGGCCATGGGAGCCGAGCCCTCCGGCGTCCTCGTCGGGCTCGCCTGCCCGGCCGACACCCTCGCCGAGACGGTCGAGGGCGTGATGGCCGGGATGTGGGAGGAAGCCCGCGTCGCCGGGGTCGGTGTGGTGGGCGGCGACATGGTCACCGCGAAGGAGTTGGTGATCTCCGTCACCGCGCTCGGCCATCTCAATGGTCTGGACCCCGTGACGCGGTCCGGCGCCCGGCCGGGGGACGTGCTCGCGGTGTGCGGACGGCTCGGCTGGGCGGCCGCCGGACTGGCCGTGCTCGGCCGCGGGTTCCGCTCGCCGGTGGCCGTGGTCGGCGCGCAGCGGGTGCCCGAACCGCCGTACGAGGCCGGTGCCCAGGCCGCGCGCGCCGGGGCCACCTCGATGATCGACATCTCCGACGGGCTGCTCGCCGACCTCGCGCACGTGGCCGCGGCCTCCGGGGTGGGCCTGGACGTGCGCACCAAGGCCGTCGAGGTGCACCAGCGGTTGCAGGACGTGGCCTCCGCGCTCGGTGCCGACCCGCTGCACTGGGCGCTCACCGGCGGCGAGGACCACGCGCTGGCCGCGACCTTCCCCGGCGTGGAGGCCGTACCGGACGGATGGGCGGTCATCGGGTCGGTCGGCAGTGGATCCGGTGTCACGGTCGACGGGCGGCCCTACGACGGTCCGGCGGGCTGGGAGCACTGGCAGCGCGGCTGAGGTCATCGCGCGGTCAACCAGCGATGATTGGAAATACGGATTCGTGCATTGTCATGCAGTGAACTCTGGGTTAGATTTTGCCGCGTGGAGCTGCGGACTCTTGCCTACGACCACCCCGACGCCACCGCCCTGATCGGTTTGGTCCAGCAGGAGTACGTCGTCCGCTACGGAGACGAGGACATCACCCCGGTCGACCCAGCCGAGTTCTCGCCGCCGCGCGGACTGTTCCTTGTCGGGTACGCCGACGGCGTGCCCGTGGTGTGCGGCGGTTGGCGCGCGCACGACTCGGACGAACCCGGATTCTCCGACGGGGACGCCGAGCTGAAGAGGATGTTCGTGGTCGAGGCCGCCCGAGGCCGCGGCCTGGCTCGGCAGCTGCTCGCCGAGCTCGAACGTCTCGCGCTCGCCGCCGGCCGCCGCCGGATGGTCCTGGAGACCGGCACTGCCCAGCCGGAGGCCATCGCGTTGTACACCACGAGCGGCTACACCCCGATGCCCAAGTTCGGGGTGTACGCCGCGTACGACAACAGCCGCTGCTTCAGCAAGGTCATCGCGGTCCCGGCTGTCTGAACGTTAGAGTTCCGCATGGCCGTCTACGCCCTTGGTGAGCTGGAACCGGTAATCCACGAGACCGCGTACGTGCACCCGGACGCCGTCGTGATCGGCAACGTGACGCTGGGTGCCCACGTCTCGGTGTGGCCGACCGCCGTGCTGCGGGGCGACTACGGGCGGATCGAGGTGGGCGAGCGCACCTCCGTGCAGGACGGCACGGTCGTGCACTGCACGCAGATCCACCCGACCGTCATCGGCGCCGGGTGCGTCGTGGGGCACAACACGCACATCGAGGGCGCGACGATCGGCGACGGCTGCCTGATCGGCTCCGGCTCGGTGGTGCTCAACGGCGCGGTCGTCGAGGACGGCGCGATCGTCGGTGCCGGGGCGGTGGTCAGCAACAACGGCCACGTGCCCGCGCGCAGGCTCGCGCTCGGCGTGCCCGCCAAGATCAAGGGCAACTTCGAGGTCCCGGAGAACGCGGTCGCGCCCGGGGTCGAGATGTACGTCAACAACATCAAGGTCTACAAGGACGGGCTGCGCCGCCTGGACTGACCGGGTGACCGCCCGTTAATCGCTCCCCGCCGGTGACGCCTCGGCGTAGCCTCGGTACCGGCTGTGTTCGATGTATTCCTGGGGGCGGGAACACATGGGTGGCAAGACGTACTCGCACGCGTGCGTGCGGCAGACGGGGTCGAGACCGGTGCTGGCGATGCAGCGCTTCACCGCGCGCGGGGACCAGGTGCTGGCCGAGGTGGTGCTCGGCGACGAGCGCACCGCCTCGCCGATGCTGAGCCTGGCGACCGGTGCGGTCAACGAGCGGCTGCCGGTGCACCGGGCGGTCCCGGTGACCCTGCACGGGCTGGCCGAACCGGGCGAGCGGGTGAGCGTGGCGCTGGGGTGCGACCGGCTGCCCGCGTGCGTGGCCCGGCGGCCGCAGCGCAACCAGCCCCGGTTGGTGGAGCTGAACCCGGGTTCGCCGCCCGCGCGGCCGGTCGACGGCTGGGCCTGGGAGGCGGCGCTGGCGGTCCCGGTGATCGGCAGCCACGGCCGCACGGTCGTGCTGGGCGACCCGGTGACCGGCGGCCCGTACGCGGCGGCGGTGCTGGACGGCGTGCCCGCGCGGCAGCTGGTGGCCGCGGAGGCGGTGCTGGTGGGCTACGACCCGGCCCGGTACGACGGTGTGGCGGAGGCCCTGGCCGAGGGCGCGGCGGCCCTGCACCTGCGGGCCTGGCCCCGGCCGCTGGCCCTGCGCCCGCACCACCTCCGGCTGCGGCGACGCCCCGTGACCACCTGACCCGGGCCCCCGTGCCTGGGCCGAGGCGATAGGGTCACTTTCCGTGGTTGGACGTCCGCTGCATGAGATCGTGGAAGCCGGTTGGGCCAAGGCGCTCGACCCCGTCGCCGACAAGATCGGCACCATGGGGGAGTTCCTCCGGGAGGAGATCGCCGCCGGGCGGCGCTACCTACCGGCGGGCGAGAACGTGCTGCGCGCGTTCAAACAACCCTTCAACGACGTCCGCGTCCTGATCGTGGGCCAGGACCCGTACCCGACCCCGGGCCACGCGATCGGCCTGTCCTTCTCGGTGGCCGCCGACGTGCGCCCCCTGCCGAAGAGCCTGGTCAACATCTACCGCGAGTACGGCGAGGACCTGGGCTTCCCGCCCCCGCCGAACGGCGACCTCTCCCCGTGGACCGACCGCGGCGTCCTGCTGCTGAACCGCTCCCTGACCGTGGCCCCGGGCAAACCCGCCTCCCACCGCGGCAAGGGCTGGGAACAGGTCACCGAACAGGCCATCGTCGCCCTGGCGGCCCGGGGCACCCCCATGGTCGCCATCCTGTGGGGCCGCGACGCCCGCGAGCTCAAGCCCCTGCTGGGCGGCGTGCCGTGCATCGAGTCGGCCCACCCCTCACCCATGTCGGCCGACCGGGGCTTCTTCGGCTCCAAGCCGTTCTCCCGTGCCAACCAGCTGCTGGTGGACCAGGGCGCCGAGCCCGTCGACTGGCGGCTCTGACGTGCTCCGGTGACCGGCCGCCCAGCCGGTCACCGGAACAACTCCCGGACACAGCACGAGGCCCGGACCACATCACTGTGATCCGGGCCTCGTGTGAACCGGTGCGGCCTCAGCCGCGCGCGACCTTGCCCGCCTTCAGGCAGGAGGTGCACACGTTCAGACGCTTGGTCTGCGACAGGCCGATCTTGGCACGCACGGTCTGGATGTTCGGGTTCCACCGGCGGTTGGTCCTCCGGTGGGAGTGCGAGACCGACTTGCCGAAGCCCGGCCCCTTGCTACAGACGTCGCAAACGGCAGCCACGTCAGACACTCCTTACACGTTGTTCTGCAGAAATCCGCGATGCCAGCTGGCACTCGGCCGCACGTACCCCAAGTGCGAGTGCGTGCATGAGCCCAGGCAGTGCCGGGCAACTACGACAGGGTATCTGGTCGTCGTGTGCGCATCCAAACCGGGCCACGACTAGTCTCGTCGCCAGGTTCAGCAGAGGAGGCGGCCGCGGGTGTTGCAGGTGCTGGATGCGGTCGCGGTGCGCGGGTGGGCCTGCGCCTGTGTGGAGGCCCTGGCCGCCGACCGGGACGCCATCAACCGGATCAACGTCTTCCCCGTGCCGGACGGGGACACGGGCAGCAACCTGCTGCACACCATGCGCGCCGCGTGTGAGGAGCTGGCCGCCGTGCCCGCCGCCGGTGACGGGGGCGCCGCCCTGGCCGCGCTGGCCAGGGGGGCGCTGGCCGGAGCCCGGGGGAACTCCGGGGTGATCCTGTCCCAGGTGCTGCGCGGGCTGGCCGAGGCGCTGGCCGTCGACGGCACGCTCACCGGGCCCGCGCTCAAGGACGGGCTGCGCCTGGCCGACCGGCTGGCCACCGCCGCTGTCAGCGAGCCCAGGAACGGCACCGTGCTCACCGTCATGCACGCCGCCGCCGAGGCCGCCGCGCTCGCCGGGGACGCCCTCGACCAGGTCGCCACCGCCGCCAGCACGGCCGCCGCCGAGGCCTTGGCCCGCACGCCCAGCCAGCTGCCCGCCCTGGCCCGCGCCGGGGTGGTCGACGCCGGAGGGCGCGGCCTGCTCGTGCTGCTGGACACCCTCACCGCCGTGGTCACCGGGGCACCGCTGGCCACCACCGGCCGCTTCGACGCCCCCGTGCCGCGTGGTCGCGAGGCGCTCCAGGCCGCCCGGGAAGCAGGCTCGGCCGAGTACGACTACGAGGTCATGTACCTCCTGGACAGCACCGACGAGGCCCGCGCGGGCACCCTGCGCGCCCGGCTGGCCGAGCTCGGCGACTGCGTGTCCGTGGTCTCCGACGGCGCCGGGCTGTGGACCGTGCACGTGCACTGCCAGGACGTCGGCGCCGCCGTCGAGGCGGGCGTGGAGGCCGGGCGGCCGCACCGCATCACCGTCATCCGCTTCGCCGACCAGCTGCCCACCGAGCCCGCCGGGCTGTTGCGCGAGCGCGCGGTCGTGGTGCTGGCCGACGGCGACGGCCTGGCCGAGCTCTTCCGCGGCGAGGGCGCGGTCGTGCACCGCTGGGGCCCGCGCAGGCCCAGCCCGCAGGAGCTGCTCAGCACGCTCACCGGCGCGGGCGCGCGGCACCTGGTGGTGCTGCCCAACGACCCCGAGCTGACGCTGCTGGCCGAGGACGCCGCCGAGCACGCCGTGCGCGCCGGGTACGACGTGGTCGTGGTGCCCACCGCCTCCCCGGTGCAGGGCCTGGCCGCGCTGGCCGTGCACGACCCGCAGCGCCGCCACGGCGACGACGTGGTGGCCATGGCCGAGGCGGCCGCGGCCACCCGGCGCGGTGAGCTGGGCGTGGCCACCGAGGACGCCATCACCTGGGCGGGCCGCTGCCGCCCTGGCGACCTGCTGGGCATGATCGACCGCGAGGTCGTGCTCATCGGCACCGAACCGGCCTCGGCGGTGTGCGCGCTGCTGGACCGCATGCTGTCCGCGGGCGGCGAGCTGGTCACGCTGCTGCTGGGCGAGAACGCGCCGCCGGGCTTGGCCGAGGACGTCGAGGAGCACCTGCGCCGCGCCTACCCGGAGGTCGACCTGGCCTCCTACTCGGGTGGGGCCCGGGACGCCGTGGTGCTGCTCGGCGTCGAATAGTCAGACCTCCACGGTTGAATGGGCGACGATGACGACCTTCGACGACCGGCTCGACCACGTGCTGGGCCAGAAGACCGCCGAGGCGCTGGCGAAGGGCCTCGGCCTGACCAGCGTGGGCGACCTGCTGCGGCACTACCCCCGGCGCTACGCCGAGCGCGGTGAGCTGACCAGCATCGCCGGGCTGGAGATCGGCGAGCACGCCACCGTGCTCGCCGAGGTCCGCAAGACCACCACGCGCCGGATGAAGACCAAGTACGGCTCGATCGTGGAGTCCACGATCACCGACGGGCAGCGGTCCATGACCATCGCCTTCTTCAACCAGCAGCACCGCGCCAAGGACCTCGTGGTCGGGCGGCGCGGGCTGTTCGCGGGCAAGGTCACCTCGTTCAACGGCGCGCTCCAGCTCGCCCACCCCGACTACAAGATGCTCACCGAGGACGAGGACGACTCGGTGGCCGACGAGTTCGCGGGCGGGCTCATCCCGGTCTACCCGGCCACCAAGGGCATCGAGAGCTGGGTCATCGAGCGCTGCGTGCGCCAGGTGCTCGACCAGTGGGACGGCGCGGAGGACCCGCTGCCGGAGGTCGTGCGCAGGAAGCACGGCCTGGCCGACCTGTCCGGCTCGCTGCGCAAGGTGCACCGCCCGGCCAACTGGGGCGAGCTCAACGCCGCCCGGGAACGCCTGAAGTGGGACGAGGCGCTGGCCGTGCAGCTGGTACTGGCACAGCGCAAGGTCCTGTCCGGCGCCCGCCCCGCGCCCCGCTGCGCGCCGCGGCCGGACGGCGTGCTGGCCGCCTTCGACACCCGCCTGCCCTTCCAGCTCACCGAGGGCCAGGCCGAGGTCGGCGAGCAGATCGCGCACGACCTCACCGGCGAGCACCCGATGAACCGCCTGCTGCAGGGCGAGGTCGGCTCCGGCAAGACCATCGTGGCGCTGCGCGCGATGCTCCAGGCCGTCGACGCGGGCCGCCAGGCCGCCCTGCTGGCGCCCACCGAGGTGCTGGCCGCCCAGCACGCGCGCTCGCTGTCGGACATGCTCGGCGACCTGGTGCGCGGCGGGGAGCTGGGCGCCCCCGAGCACGCCACCCGGCTCACCCTGCTCACCGGCTCGATGGGCGCCAAGGAGCGCAAGCAGGCGCTGCTGGACATCGTCTCCGGCACCGCGGGCATCGTGGTCGGCACGCACGCGCTCATCCAGGACAAGGTGGCCTTCGCCGACCTGGGCCTGGTCGTGGTCGACGAGCAGCACCGCTTCGGCGTGGAGCAGCGCGACGCCCTGCGCACCCGGGCGGGTGAGCACACCAGCCCGCACGTGCTGGTCATGACCGCCACGCCCATCCCGCGCACGGTGGCCATGACCGTCTACGGCGACCTGGAGGTCTCCGCGCTGCGCCAGCTGCCGCAGGGCCGGTCCCCGATCAGCACGAACGTCGTGCCGGTGGCCGAGAAACCGGCCTGGCTGGAACGCGTCTGGCAGCGCATCCGCGAGGAGGTCGCCGCCGGGCACCAGGCCTACGTGGTGTGCCCGCGCATCGGCGAGGCCGAGGCCGGTGCCGACGACCTGGACGGCACCGAGCTGGACGGGGCCGACGACCCGACCCTGGCGCCGCCGGAGGAGGACGGCAAGGGCGGCAAGGGCGAGCGGCGCCAGCCCGTGGCGGTCATGGACGTCGCGCCCAAGCTGGCCGCCGGCCCGCTGCGGGGGCTGACCGTGGGCGTGCTGCACGGCAAGCTGCCGCCGGAGGAGAAGGACACCGTGATGCGGGCCTTCGCCGCCAACGAGGTCCAGGTCCTGGTCGCCACCACGGTCGTCGAGGTCGGCGTGAACGTCCCCAACGCCACCGTGATGGCCATCCTGGACGCCGACCGCTTCGGCGTCAGCCAGCTGCACCAGCTGCGCGGCCGCGTCGGCCGGGGCAGCGCGGCCGGACTGTGCCTGCTGGTCTCCGAGGTCCCCGGCGGCACCAGCACGCGCGAGCGCCTGGACGCGGTCGCGGCCACCACCGACGGCTTCGAGCTGGCCCAGATGGACCTGGAGCTGCGGCACGAGGGCGACATCCTCGGCGCCGCGCAGTCGGGCAAGAAGTCCGCGCTGCGCATGCTGTCGCTGCTGCGGGACGAGGAGGTCATCGCCACCGCGCGCACCGAGGCGGTCGAGCTGCTCACCGAGGACCCGGAGCTGAGCGGCT
Proteins encoded in this region:
- a CDS encoding Lrp/AsnC family transcriptional regulator — its product is MVQAYILIQTEVGKAAAVAERIGGIPGVITSEDVTGPYDVIVRAEAETVDDLGQLVVAQVQAVDGITRTLTCPVVHIK
- a CDS encoding thiamine-phosphate kinase; its protein translation is MCPEPPQSADTVADLGEFGLIRRVTDGRAQPPVTLLGPGDDAAVVAAPDGRVVASTDVLVEGVHFRLDWSTPEQVGRKAVAVNLADVVAMGAEPSGVLVGLACPADTLAETVEGVMAGMWEEARVAGVGVVGGDMVTAKELVISVTALGHLNGLDPVTRSGARPGDVLAVCGRLGWAAAGLAVLGRGFRSPVAVVGAQRVPEPPYEAGAQAARAGATSMIDISDGLLADLAHVAAASGVGLDVRTKAVEVHQRLQDVASALGADPLHWALTGGEDHALAATFPGVEAVPDGWAVIGSVGSGSGVTVDGRPYDGPAGWEHWQRG
- a CDS encoding GNAT family N-acetyltransferase, whose product is MELRTLAYDHPDATALIGLVQQEYVVRYGDEDITPVDPAEFSPPRGLFLVGYADGVPVVCGGWRAHDSDEPGFSDGDAELKRMFVVEAARGRGLARQLLAELERLALAAGRRRMVLETGTAQPEAIALYTTSGYTPMPKFGVYAAYDNSRCFSKVIAVPAV
- a CDS encoding gamma carbonic anhydrase family protein; this encodes MAVYALGELEPVIHETAYVHPDAVVIGNVTLGAHVSVWPTAVLRGDYGRIEVGERTSVQDGTVVHCTQIHPTVIGAGCVVGHNTHIEGATIGDGCLIGSGSVVLNGAVVEDGAIVGAGAVVSNNGHVPARRLALGVPAKIKGNFEVPENAVAPGVEMYVNNIKVYKDGLRRLD
- a CDS encoding uracil-DNA glycosylase, yielding MVGRPLHEIVEAGWAKALDPVADKIGTMGEFLREEIAAGRRYLPAGENVLRAFKQPFNDVRVLIVGQDPYPTPGHAIGLSFSVAADVRPLPKSLVNIYREYGEDLGFPPPPNGDLSPWTDRGVLLLNRSLTVAPGKPASHRGKGWEQVTEQAIVALAARGTPMVAILWGRDARELKPLLGGVPCIESAHPSPMSADRGFFGSKPFSRANQLLVDQGAEPVDWRL
- the rpmB gene encoding 50S ribosomal protein L28, producing MAAVCDVCSKGPGFGKSVSHSHRRTNRRWNPNIQTVRAKIGLSQTKRLNVCTSCLKAGKVARG
- a CDS encoding DAK2 domain-containing protein; the protein is MLQVLDAVAVRGWACACVEALAADRDAINRINVFPVPDGDTGSNLLHTMRAACEELAAVPAAGDGGAALAALARGALAGARGNSGVILSQVLRGLAEALAVDGTLTGPALKDGLRLADRLATAAVSEPRNGTVLTVMHAAAEAAALAGDALDQVATAASTAAAEALARTPSQLPALARAGVVDAGGRGLLVLLDTLTAVVTGAPLATTGRFDAPVPRGREALQAAREAGSAEYDYEVMYLLDSTDEARAGTLRARLAELGDCVSVVSDGAGLWTVHVHCQDVGAAVEAGVEAGRPHRITVIRFADQLPTEPAGLLRERAVVVLADGDGLAELFRGEGAVVHRWGPRRPSPQELLSTLTGAGARHLVVLPNDPELTLLAEDAAEHAVRAGYDVVVVPTASPVQGLAALAVHDPQRRHGDDVVAMAEAAAATRRGELGVATEDAITWAGRCRPGDLLGMIDREVVLIGTEPASAVCALLDRMLSAGGELVTLLLGENAPPGLAEDVEEHLRRAYPEVDLASYSGGARDAVVLLGVE